A part of Prolixibacteraceae bacterium genomic DNA contains:
- a CDS encoding SPOR domain-containing protein has protein sequence MDRFITDNKKLNLIIIVQIDMRSLFCLFLLLTVGSIVAMAQDPYPEKPVAPAPTSLEALIKKPIFNHSNLVDSLIVWHAQENSLQKGVRGYRLQIYFSSGTDARSEIQKIKTRFLRVKPDVNTYTTYSAPDFKLRVGDFRSKSEALKLKKSLSSMFPDSFIVPEIIDPNY, from the coding sequence ATGGATAGGTTCATTACAGATAATAAGAAGTTGAATTTAATTATAATAGTACAAATCGATATGAGATCGCTATTCTGTTTATTTTTACTGCTTACTGTTGGTAGCATTGTCGCAATGGCTCAAGACCCATACCCAGAAAAACCCGTAGCGCCAGCACCAACCAGTTTAGAGGCACTAATAAAGAAGCCCATTTTTAACCACTCCAACCTAGTGGATTCATTAATTGTATGGCATGCTCAAGAGAATAGTTTACAGAAAGGAGTTCGTGGATATCGTCTTCAGATTTATTTCTCCTCAGGAACAGATGCTCGTTCGGAGATTCAAAAGATTAAGACTCGCTTCTTAAGAGTCAAACCCGATGTCAATACGTATACGACCTACAGTGCACCTGACTTTAAATTGCGTGTGGGAGACTTCCGCTCCAAATCGGAGGCGTTAAAGTTAAAGAAGTCACTATCTTCCATGTTTCCTGACTCATTCATTGTACCTGAAATAATAGACCCAAATTATTAA
- a CDS encoding amidophosphoribosyltransferase: MSDPIKHECGIALIRLKKPLSYYEKKYGTWMYGLNKLYLLMEKQHNRGQDGAGVVGVKLSVDPGCEYFDRYRSVETNPIKDLFHHIFSTIDKHSKEHPEAVLDATWASKNIPFISELYMGHLRYGTFGRNSVEYAHPVMRQNNWKSRNLALAGNFNLTNVDELFEKLVQLGQHPKAYTDTVTVLEKVGHFLDEENERLFRIFKNERYNNQEISAKIKEQLDIQSILEQASRDWDGGYAMAGVIGHGDMFVTRDPWGIRPAHFYEDDEIVVVASERAVIQTVMDVKYEEVNEISPGHALIVKHDGTVSQELVRVPQKRRSCSFERIYFSRGSDADIYKERKELGRLLSPKIMQVINNNMEDTVFSYIPNTSETAFYGMVEGIREQLLIWKKEKIHALSNELTEECIADIIKVEPRIEKIAIKDVKLRTFIADDASRDDMVGHVYDVTYGQVRDQKDTLVVIDDSIVRGTTLKKSILKILDRLNPKKIVVISSAPQIRYPDCYGIDMAVMGDFIAFEATIALLRDRGMEDLIQEVYQKCKAQQNLPKEEITNYVKDIYRPFNDEEISAKIAELLTPEDCSADIEIVYQSVDNLHKACPNDLGDWYFTGDYPTPGGRKVVNNSFINYIEGVKKRAY; encoded by the coding sequence ATGAGTGATCCAATAAAACATGAGTGTGGCATCGCACTGATTCGTTTAAAAAAGCCTCTTAGCTATTACGAGAAGAAGTATGGCACGTGGATGTATGGCCTCAACAAGCTTTATTTGTTGATGGAGAAGCAACACAACCGCGGACAAGACGGGGCTGGAGTCGTTGGAGTAAAACTATCTGTTGACCCAGGATGTGAATATTTCGATCGTTATAGATCTGTGGAAACCAACCCAATAAAAGACCTTTTCCACCATATCTTTTCGACCATTGACAAGCACAGCAAAGAACATCCTGAAGCAGTATTAGATGCGACATGGGCTTCAAAGAACATTCCATTTATTTCAGAGCTTTATATGGGACACCTCCGCTATGGGACATTTGGTCGTAATAGTGTTGAGTATGCCCATCCAGTGATGCGTCAGAACAATTGGAAATCGCGCAACCTTGCACTGGCAGGTAACTTCAACTTAACAAATGTAGATGAACTCTTCGAGAAACTCGTACAGCTAGGACAACACCCAAAGGCCTATACCGACACGGTGACTGTATTGGAGAAGGTAGGTCATTTTTTAGATGAAGAGAACGAACGTCTTTTTCGTATTTTCAAAAACGAAAGATATAACAATCAAGAGATCTCTGCAAAGATCAAAGAGCAGCTAGATATACAATCTATTCTTGAACAAGCAAGTAGAGATTGGGATGGTGGTTATGCAATGGCAGGAGTGATTGGACATGGTGATATGTTTGTCACAAGAGATCCTTGGGGGATTCGCCCAGCACACTTCTATGAGGACGATGAGATTGTAGTGGTCGCTAGTGAACGTGCGGTAATACAGACTGTGATGGACGTAAAGTATGAGGAGGTCAATGAGATTTCTCCTGGTCATGCACTTATCGTAAAACATGACGGTACAGTATCACAAGAGTTGGTACGTGTACCTCAAAAGCGTCGCTCTTGTTCCTTCGAACGTATCTACTTTTCAAGAGGATCGGATGCAGATATTTATAAAGAGCGTAAAGAGTTAGGACGATTGTTGTCGCCTAAAATTATGCAGGTGATTAACAACAACATGGAGGACACGGTCTTCTCATATATTCCGAACACTTCAGAGACTGCTTTTTATGGCATGGTAGAAGGAATTAGAGAGCAACTTCTTATATGGAAGAAGGAGAAGATCCATGCGTTGTCTAATGAGCTTACAGAAGAGTGTATAGCTGATATCATCAAGGTAGAACCTCGTATCGAAAAGATCGCTATTAAGGATGTGAAACTACGTACCTTCATTGCGGATGATGCCAGCAGAGACGATATGGTAGGACATGTCTACGATGTGACTTATGGTCAAGTAAGAGATCAAAAAGACACATTGGTGGTGATCGACGACTCTATTGTAAGAGGAACAACACTAAAGAAGAGTATTCTTAAGATTCTTGATCGACTTAATCCGAAAAAAATAGTCGTCATCTCATCTGCACCACAAATTCGCTACCCAGATTGTTACGGTATTGATATGGCAGTTATGGGGGATTTCATTGCATTTGAAGCGACCATAGCTCTTCTTAGAGATCGTGGAATGGAAGATCTGATCCAAGAGGTCTACCAAAAGTGTAAAGCACAACAGAACCTTCCCAAAGAGGAGATCACCAACTATGTAAAAGATATCTATCGTCCTTTTAATGATGAAGAGATCTCTGCGAAGATTGCAGAATTGCTCACACCTGAGGATTGTAGTGCAGATATTGAGATTGTATATCAATCCGTAGACAATCTTCATAAGGCTTGCCCTAACGATCTTGGAGACTGGTACTTTACTGGTGATTATCCAACACCAGGTGGTCGTAAAGTGGTGAATAACTCATTTATAAACTATATCGAAGGGGTTAAAAAAAGAGCGTATTAG